One part of the Rutidosis leptorrhynchoides isolate AG116_Rl617_1_P2 chromosome 1, CSIRO_AGI_Rlap_v1, whole genome shotgun sequence genome encodes these proteins:
- the LOC139883673 gene encoding 26S proteasome regulatory subunit 8 homolog A-like, producing the protein MASADVAMKPSDSGDRDESCSLRTAKTGEGLRQYYLQRIHDAQLQLRQNTYNLNRLEAKRNELNSRVRMLKEELQLLQEPGS; encoded by the exons ATGGCGAGTGCTGACGTAGCGATGAAACCATCGGATTCTGGTGACAGAGATGAAAGCTGTTCATTGAGAACGGCGAAAACAGGTGAAGGTTTAAGGCAATATTACTTGCAACGCATTCATGACGCCCAACTtcaactccgtcaaaacacttataATCTTAATCGTCTTGAAGCGAAGCGTAACGAGCTCAATTCTCGAG TAAGGATGCTTAAGGAAGAGTTGCAGCTACTTCAAGAGCCTGGATCTTAG